The following are encoded in a window of uncultured Ilyobacter sp. genomic DNA:
- the mdcE gene encoding biotin-independent malonate decarboxylase subunit gamma codes for MNVRPMAGKGRKAVEMIVDENSFLENIIGIYNQNKEIAPSAVVGTAKLEGKEVTIIANDATKMNPRFPVVYGGIIGLEEGYKMATAVYDTIETDKSSKVKRPIVLIVDTPGNGPGKVEEIIGMNKSTGSYQLALAEARLKGHPIVAMIIGRAISGAFLCHGLQADRILSLSADFKTMIHVMPITSIARITKLDIETLEGLSKSNPVFASGAHFFYDLGGLEEVINNVDDMRDTIIKHIKDVYQLFENGENYKTGPAGRGLLGDERGGRVTRSKVMSTMNAEFRKIESQFL; via the coding sequence ATGAATGTCCGACCTATGGCAGGAAAAGGAAGAAAAGCAGTTGAAATGATTGTGGATGAAAATAGCTTTTTAGAAAATATTATAGGTATATATAATCAGAATAAAGAAATAGCACCTAGTGCTGTAGTAGGAACTGCAAAATTAGAAGGAAAAGAAGTAACCATTATTGCCAACGATGCCACCAAGATGAACCCAAGATTTCCAGTAGTATATGGAGGTATTATAGGTTTAGAAGAAGGCTACAAGATGGCAACAGCAGTTTATGATACCATTGAGACAGATAAGAGTTCAAAAGTGAAAAGACCGATAGTTTTGATAGTAGATACTCCAGGAAATGGTCCTGGAAAAGTTGAAGAGATAATAGGTATGAATAAATCTACAGGATCTTATCAATTGGCTCTTGCCGAAGCTAGATTGAAAGGGCACCCAATAGTTGCAATGATAATAGGAAGAGCGATCAGTGGAGCTTTTCTTTGTCACGGTCTTCAGGCAGACAGGATACTATCATTATCAGCAGATTTTAAGACAATGATTCATGTAATGCCGATCACGAGTATAGCCAGGATAACAAAATTAGATATAGAAACTTTAGAGGGATTATCTAAGTCAAATCCTGTTTTTGCATCAGGAGCTCACTTCTTTTATGATTTAGGAGGACTAGAAGAAGTTATCAATAACGTAGACGATATGAGAGATACGATAATAAAACACATTAAAGATGTATATCAGCTGTTTGAAAATGGAGAAAACTATAAGACCGGACCTGCTGGTAGGGGTTTACTTGGAGACGAAAGAGGAGGAAGAGTAACTAGATCTAAGGTGATGAGTACAATGAACGCAGAATTTAGAAAAATAGAGAGCCAATTTCTATAA
- the mdcG gene encoding malonate decarboxylase holo-[acyl-carrier-protein] synthase, which produces MYRRHDLLEIKNVEKIIEEVASPKDREALSEEIFNIPAIVRRQDGTIQKKLQVGFSFPFKVDGIRFRIACSVDKAEITGSISPYQVTQIYNNSSFNLNILDNIIKSAKESEVEVGIFGSAALEIVTGYSYLDSNSDLDILVKSNSVENLKYFYSKVKKIEKNTGKLIDIEMEIQNGFSIKLKEFLSDTVTIIAKGLYSIELMTRDEVKLLSSSKDKIKRGY; this is translated from the coding sequence ATGTATAGAAGACATGATTTGTTAGAGATAAAGAATGTAGAAAAAATAATCGAAGAAGTAGCTTCACCGAAGGATAGAGAAGCTTTATCAGAGGAAATATTTAATATTCCTGCAATAGTTAGAAGACAGGATGGAACTATCCAAAAGAAGCTACAAGTAGGCTTTAGTTTTCCATTTAAGGTGGATGGGATAAGGTTTAGAATAGCATGCAGTGTAGATAAAGCTGAAATAACAGGATCTATCTCACCTTATCAGGTAACACAAATTTATAATAACAGCAGTTTCAATTTAAATATTTTAGACAACATAATTAAGAGTGCTAAGGAATCAGAGGTAGAGGTTGGAATTTTTGGTTCAGCAGCTCTTGAAATAGTTACAGGATATTCATATTTAGATTCAAATTCAGACCTAGACATCTTGGTAAAATCGAATAGTGTAGAAAATTTGAAGTATTTTTATTCCAAAGTGAAAAAAATCGAAAAAAATACAGGAAAACTTATCGACATAGAAATGGAGATTCAAAATGGATTCTCTATTAAGTTGAAAGAATTTTTGAGTGATACAGTTACTATTATTGCAAAAGGATTATATTCTATAGAACTAATGACAAGAGATGAGGTTAAATTGTTGAGCTCATCTAAAGATAAGATAAAGAGAGGTTATTAG
- a CDS encoding triphosphoribosyl-dephospho-CoA synthase produces the protein MYREEVYKLVELLQEAMLKEVMCYPSFGLVSPISNGSHNDMDHFTFIESTVVLQKYFLRMANLIFLYEDEKIIFNYGRKIGIEAEMEMFKKTGGVNTHKGMIFLLGITLMASGIVILKGGKFEDISNVIKNMTMGIVENDFRKIDSKQTLTHGEKIYLEYGITGVRREVETGLPLVFEYSLNTYENLKLNQNQRLVYTLLEIMSMCDDTTVLYRHDIKMLDYVKKRSQEILENTNGYFDQEILDNFTEECIEKNISPGGAADILATTVFLSLVKQEFFNCKNL, from the coding sequence ATGTATAGAGAAGAAGTCTATAAATTGGTGGAACTTTTGCAAGAAGCAATGCTAAAAGAAGTAATGTGTTATCCATCCTTTGGACTAGTATCACCTATTTCCAATGGCTCTCACAATGATATGGATCACTTTACTTTTATAGAAAGCACAGTTGTTTTACAAAAATATTTTTTGAGAATGGCTAATCTCATTTTTCTTTACGAAGATGAAAAAATTATTTTTAATTATGGTAGAAAGATTGGCATTGAAGCAGAAATGGAAATGTTTAAAAAAACAGGTGGTGTTAATACTCATAAAGGGATGATATTCTTACTTGGAATTACTTTAATGGCTTCGGGAATAGTAATATTAAAAGGTGGAAAATTTGAAGATATATCCAACGTAATAAAAAATATGACCATGGGGATAGTAGAGAATGATTTTAGAAAAATAGACTCAAAGCAAACTCTAACTCATGGGGAAAAAATATATTTAGAATATGGAATAACGGGAGTAAGAAGAGAGGTCGAAACAGGGTTGCCATTAGTTTTTGAATATAGTCTAAACACCTATGAAAATTTAAAGTTGAATCAAAACCAAAGATTAGTTTATACACTTCTAGAAATTATGTCTATGTGTGATGATACAACGGTCTTATATCGTCATGACATTAAAATGCTGGATTATGTAAAAAAAAGAAGTCAAGAAATACTAGAGAACACAAATGGATATTTTGATCAAGAAATCTTAGACAATTTCACTGAAGAATGTATAGAAAAAAATATTAGCCCAGGTGGAGCTGCAGATATTTTAGCAACTACAGTTTTTCTTTCTTTAGTAAAGCAAGAGTTTTTTAATTGTAAGAACCTTTAG
- a CDS encoding OadG family protein, which yields MNITELMKLFGNPETIKTLSIGDKMMGVGVTVILGMGITVVALIFIQFMIGIMTSMLAEKPKTVAESTPVLTKNQAAPLQEEVASTNDEELVAVITLAASAYLGIPSSNLFIKNIERS from the coding sequence ATGAACATTACAGAACTTATGAAGTTGTTTGGAAATCCTGAAACTATAAAAACCTTGAGTATAGGGGATAAAATGATGGGTGTAGGCGTAACAGTAATCCTTGGTATGGGTATCACGGTTGTAGCGCTTATATTTATACAGTTTATGATAGGAATTATGACAAGTATGCTTGCTGAGAAGCCAAAGACAGTGGCAGAAAGCACGCCTGTATTAACAAAAAATCAGGCTGCACCACTTCAAGAGGAAGTGGCGTCAACTAATGATGAAGAATTAGTCGCTGTAATAACTTTGGCGGCATCAGCATATTTGGGAATTCCCTCAAGTAATTTATTTATAAAAAATATCGAAAGATCTTAA
- a CDS encoding biotin/lipoyl-containing protein — protein sequence MKNFKIVVNGNEYDVAVEEIGGASSAPAARPAAQRPVAPAAPKPAAVPKPVTTAAGAGAGVNTVTAPMPGTIINVGCHAGAKVSKGDILVVLEAMKMENEIMAPHDGTVTEVRVQQGASVNAGDILVVLS from the coding sequence ATGAAAAACTTCAAAATAGTAGTTAATGGAAACGAATATGATGTAGCAGTAGAGGAAATCGGAGGAGCATCTTCTGCACCAGCAGCAAGACCAGCAGCACAAAGACCGGTAGCACCAGCAGCACCAAAGCCTGCAGCGGTACCAAAACCAGTAACTACTGCAGCAGGGGCAGGAGCAGGAGTGAACACCGTAACTGCACCTATGCCTGGTACAATAATTAATGTAGGGTGTCACGCAGGAGCGAAAGTTTCTAAAGGTGATATCTTAGTAGTATTAGAAGCAATGAAAATGGAAAACGAAATTATGGCTCCTCATGACGGAACAGTTACTGAAGTTAGAGTACAGCAAGGTGCTTCAGTTAATGCAGGAGATATACTAGTAGTATTATCTTAA
- a CDS encoding sodium ion-translocating decarboxylase subunit beta: protein MNIGAIAMMIVACIFMYLAIVKGFEPLLLVPISFGMLLTNLPFAGMMAEPLMEVKEHLTASGAVQYVVHTAEPGGLLYYLYQGDHLGIFPPLIFMGVGAMTDFGPLIANPKSLLLGAAAQFGIFVTFLGAIASGLFTAQEAASIGIIGGADGPTAIFLSSKLAPHLMGPIAVAAYSYMALVPIIQPPIMKALTTEKERIIKMSQMRMVTKKEKIIFPIVVTIIVSLIVPPAATLIGMLMLGNLFRESGVVGRLEDTAKNALINIITIFLGVTVGATATAEAFLKVETLAILALGVVAFGIGTGSGVVLAKVMNKFLKVPINPLIGSAGVSAVPMAARVSQVVGQKADPSNFLLMHAMGPNVAGVIGSAVSAGVLLSLFG, encoded by the coding sequence ATGAATATAGGGGCCATCGCAATGATGATAGTTGCCTGTATTTTCATGTACCTTGCTATAGTAAAAGGATTCGAACCTCTGTTATTGGTTCCTATCTCTTTCGGAATGCTTCTTACAAACCTTCCATTTGCCGGTATGATGGCAGAGCCTTTAATGGAAGTAAAAGAGCATCTTACAGCTTCAGGAGCAGTGCAGTATGTAGTACATACAGCAGAGCCTGGAGGATTACTTTACTACCTTTACCAAGGTGACCATTTAGGTATCTTCCCTCCATTAATCTTTATGGGTGTAGGGGCAATGACAGATTTCGGTCCGTTAATTGCAAATCCTAAATCACTTCTTCTTGGAGCAGCAGCTCAGTTTGGAATCTTCGTTACTTTCCTAGGAGCGATAGCTTCTGGACTGTTTACAGCTCAGGAAGCAGCTTCAATCGGAATCATCGGAGGAGCAGACGGACCTACTGCGATCTTCCTTTCTTCAAAACTGGCTCCGCACCTAATGGGACCAATAGCTGTAGCAGCTTATTCATATATGGCGCTTGTACCAATCATTCAGCCGCCTATCATGAAAGCTCTTACAACAGAGAAGGAAAGAATAATAAAAATGTCACAGATGAGAATGGTAACAAAGAAAGAGAAGATCATTTTCCCTATCGTAGTTACTATCATAGTATCTCTAATAGTACCTCCAGCAGCGACTCTAATCGGTATGCTTATGCTTGGAAACCTATTCAGAGAAAGTGGAGTAGTAGGAAGACTAGAAGATACAGCTAAGAATGCGCTGATCAATATCATCACAATTTTCCTAGGAGTAACAGTAGGAGCTACTGCAACTGCTGAAGCCTTCCTGAAAGTAGAGACACTTGCTATCCTGGCACTAGGAGTAGTAGCCTTTGGAATAGGAACAGGCTCAGGAGTAGTTCTTGCTAAGGTAATGAACAAATTCCTAAAAGTTCCAATCAATCCACTGATCGGATCTGCAGGAGTATCTGCGGTACCAATGGCAGCAAGGGTATCACAGGTAGTAGGACAGAAAGCTGACCCGTCAAACTTCCTGTTAATGCATGCAATGGGACCAAACGTTGCAGGAGTAATAGGATCTGCAGTATCTGCAGGGGTACTACTTTCACTATTTGGATAA
- a CDS encoding phage antirepressor KilAC domain-containing protein, producing MEFKSYNMDCVTDHRALEIISKVGSLAMIGEIGATKNSVADFFEVSPRTIERILKENRNSFLMYGEYKKSKNDIQKQVTDKFVGTLLPTKTSNINLFNRKHIMLFACNLGQTSDVAKSIIQYLIQVESNASKEDKVTAVLEQLIKWNELPSSAHHTVYMNAMNAIRESKGLIAFAESVSDSTSLVSVNDFAKSNYETLGLGQKKLFSEMRIIDILDSQNKPYQYYINMGYFSVITRVFNSKIFYQPMLTGKGQVWLLDKMKYVFGKIEKAHRIFFLCATLLLFAPTRNLPSFFFRIPIQIFGFSPIIPIRIHCTTFSLSPPISE from the coding sequence ATGGAGTTCAAGTCTTATAATATGGATTGCGTTACTGATCATAGAGCTTTAGAAATTATCTCCAAGGTAGGATCTCTTGCCATGATCGGTGAAATAGGTGCTACTAAGAATAGCGTCGCTGATTTCTTTGAGGTTAGCCCCAGAACTATCGAAAGGATACTGAAAGAAAATAGAAATTCTTTTCTTATGTATGGCGAATACAAGAAATCAAAAAATGATATCCAAAAGCAAGTGACCGACAAATTTGTCGGTACCTTACTGCCTACGAAAACCAGTAATATCAATCTATTCAATAGAAAACATATTATGCTGTTTGCTTGTAACTTAGGTCAGACTTCTGATGTTGCTAAGAGTATTATTCAATACCTTATTCAGGTTGAAAGTAATGCTTCAAAGGAAGACAAGGTGACAGCTGTTCTTGAACAACTTATCAAGTGGAATGAATTACCTAGTTCCGCCCATCATACTGTTTACATGAATGCTATGAATGCCATCAGAGAGTCCAAAGGACTTATTGCATTTGCTGAAAGCGTTAGCGACTCTACCAGTTTAGTTTCTGTCAATGACTTTGCAAAGTCCAACTATGAAACTCTCGGACTTGGGCAGAAGAAGCTATTTAGTGAAATGAGAATTATCGATATTCTTGACTCTCAAAACAAACCATACCAGTATTATATTAACATGGGGTATTTTAGTGTCATCACTAGAGTTTTCAATAGTAAAATCTTCTATCAGCCTATGCTTACTGGAAAAGGTCAGGTTTGGCTACTTGATAAGATGAAGTATGTATTTGGGAAAATAGAAAAAGCACATAGGATTTTTTTCCTATGTGCTACATTATTACTTTTTGCTCCTACCCGAAACTTGCCATCTTTTTTCTTTAGAATACCAATCCAGATTTTCGGGTTTTCACCTATCATCCCGATACGAATTCATTGTACAACTTTCTCGCTATCTCCTCCCATTTCAGAATAA
- a CDS encoding DUF1643 domain-containing protein, producing MIVEKTILKTEANFSDDKKQRYLLRKEWDKSKDRACVLMINPSDADGIAV from the coding sequence ATGATTGTAGAAAAGACAATACTAAAAACAGAAGCAAACTTTTCAGATGATAAGAAACAGAGGTATCTTTTGAGAAAGGAGTGGGACAAAAGCAAAGATCGTGCATGCGTGTTGATGATAAATCCAAGTGATGCAGACGGGATAGCGGTTTGA
- a CDS encoding IS3 family transposase gives MFKYQVAKYWIDEGNKPSLVLRIVGLPKSTYYYYKDKQKEYKIVKPKRAGAKSKGYSFNFKNEKVSDDKIKEFLKSYDETRECAYGYRKRAHAVKRDWGIILNHKKSYRLCKELKLLRKYLPQPKEKKVLATNKKVQSSNKLWEIDVKYGHIHGIGRVFYVCEIIDVFDRSIIDYHIGFSCTAEDVCNSLIRAVNRRLEIIPEELYIRSDNGSQFTSKLFSETCRALGINHERIPNATPNKNAHIESFHSILEREVFGYKYFESFKEAYEEMQEFIEFYNTKRIHGSLKYMTPQEFYEKYKGKESEEFKVAA, from the coding sequence ATTTTTAAGTATCAAGTAGCAAAATATTGGATTGATGAAGGTAATAAACCTTCCTTAGTCCTGAGGATAGTGGGGTTACCTAAGTCTACTTACTACTATTACAAAGATAAACAGAAAGAATATAAAATAGTAAAACCTAAAAGAGCAGGCGCAAAGTCTAAAGGATATAGCTTTAATTTTAAAAATGAAAAAGTTTCAGATGATAAGATAAAAGAATTTTTAAAAAGTTATGATGAAACCAGAGAATGTGCATATGGATATAGAAAAAGAGCTCATGCAGTTAAAAGAGATTGGGGAATAATTCTTAATCATAAGAAGTCTTATCGGTTATGTAAAGAATTAAAGCTTCTCCGAAAATATCTACCTCAACCAAAAGAAAAAAAGGTTTTAGCTACAAATAAAAAGGTACAATCATCAAATAAATTATGGGAAATAGATGTGAAATATGGACATATCCATGGAATCGGAAGGGTATTTTATGTTTGTGAAATTATCGATGTTTTTGATAGAAGTATAATTGATTATCATATCGGATTCTCTTGTACTGCAGAAGATGTTTGCAACTCTTTAATTAGAGCTGTGAACAGGAGGTTAGAAATCATACCTGAGGAGCTCTATATTAGAAGTGACAACGGGTCCCAATTTACCAGCAAATTGTTTTCAGAAACTTGCAGAGCTCTAGGAATAAATCATGAGAGAATCCCCAATGCTACCCCTAATAAGAATGCTCATATAGAGTCATTTCATAGTATTTTAGAGCGGGAAGTCTTTGGTTACAAGTATTTTGAAAGTTTTAAAGAAGCCTATGAAGAGATGCAGGAATTTATAGAGTTCTATAATACAAAAAGAATTCATGGAAGTCTGAAATATATGACTCCTCAGGAATTCTATGAGAAATACAAAGGAAAAGAATCAGAGGAATTTAAAGTAGCAGCTTAA
- a CDS encoding transposase, which produces MTRRRYSMEEKERILEEVKLAKNRRAVAAKYNLAESTIRGWEKKLSQKESGQHKDLSKINKTLEAENKALKEISAEKDLEIKILKDMLKKM; this is translated from the coding sequence ATGACTAGAAGAAGATACTCTATGGAAGAAAAAGAAAGAATATTAGAAGAAGTTAAACTAGCTAAGAATAGAAGAGCTGTGGCAGCTAAGTACAATCTGGCTGAAAGTACCATCAGAGGGTGGGAAAAAAAGCTTTCTCAGAAAGAATCGGGTCAACATAAGGATTTAAGTAAAATTAATAAAACCCTTGAAGCTGAAAATAAGGCACTGAAGGAAATTTCTGCTGAAAAGGATCTTGAAATCAAGATTTTAAAGGATATGTTAAAAAAGATGTAA
- a CDS encoding DUF1643 domain-containing protein produces the protein MTTQLVVNNISRLDYGSVDILNLYSMVGRLATRSETEEDKIENLKAIMQSADKSTQIILAYGAIAKSNKTVKAQIEELLGSLEAYKDKVYYLTDIGEEILYHPLVPSVRVKWNLVPYFKDNNND, from the coding sequence CTGACTACACAGCTAGTAGTAAACAACATTTCGAGGTTGGACTATGGCTCCGTAGACATCTTGAATCTCTATTCCATGGTAGGTAGGTTAGCTACTAGATCTGAAACAGAAGAAGACAAAATAGAAAACTTGAAAGCGATAATGCAAAGTGCAGACAAATCTACTCAGATAATACTGGCCTATGGCGCTATTGCTAAGAGTAACAAGACTGTGAAAGCTCAAATAGAGGAACTACTTGGAAGCCTAGAGGCGTACAAGGATAAAGTCTACTATTTGACAGATATCGGAGAAGAGATACTGTATCATCCTCTAGTACCATCAGTAAGAGTAAAATGGAACTTGGTACCGTACTTCAAAGACAATAACAATGACTAA
- a CDS encoding DUF960 domain-containing protein has translation MFENNRYMTRGFQDTIPLELQITIFQLIDELKMKSKMDYLQVFQLEAENEFIQRVEHRSETPEYKKKYRFVFTRPVTAKVFVIDDGDHTTAMLAEEY, from the coding sequence ATGTTTGAGAACAATAGATACATGACACGAGGATTTCAAGATACCATACCATTAGAATTGCAGATCACAATATTCCAGTTGATAGATGAATTGAAAATGAAATCTAAAATGGACTACTTGCAGGTATTCCAGTTAGAAGCAGAGAATGAATTCATCCAGAGGGTTGAACATAGAAGTGAGACACCTGAGTACAAAAAGAAGTACAGATTTGTTTTCACAAGACCAGTAACAGCAAAGGTATTTGTAATAGATGATGGAGATCATACCACTGCTATGTTGGCTGAAGAGTACTAG